A portion of the Lolium rigidum isolate FL_2022 chromosome 1, APGP_CSIRO_Lrig_0.1, whole genome shotgun sequence genome contains these proteins:
- the LOC124682708 gene encoding uncharacterized protein LOC124682708, translating into MLVQTDRRPSGGLDGLYGVQLAGRSPYSDDEAVKTSIMDASTREQQEGVGLTRSLQIRQLWQQRPPCLKPIHCSLSCDKHVGETIANVVTSLPFIVLGLQTPRKTLNTALYANSLIGVGVASSLYHTSRGEIRKYMRWADYTMIATTTLCLTRALRNEHPKLLMAASTLLLPFQPLMVTAIHTGMMEVSFAKRASTEPELKTAHNLHRMSSLLGGALFIADDVFPETPYIHAAWHLAAALGVCTCNKLLE; encoded by the exons ATGTTAGTTCAGACAGATCGAAGACCTTCTGGGGGTCTGGATGGCCTCTACGGGGTACAACTTGCGGGCCGGTCACCGTACAGTGATGATGAAGCTGTCAAAACAAGCATCATGGATGCTTCAACTAGGGAGCAGCAGGAGGGCGTCGGCTTGACTCGAAGTTTGCAAATCAG GCAACTCTGGCAACAAAGACCCCCATGCCTGAAGCCTATTCACTGTAGTCTCTCAT GTGATAAACATGTAGGTGAAACTATTGCTAATGTTGTCACATCGCTTCCTTTCATTGTTCTTGGACTGCAGACACCAAG AAAGACCTTGAATACTGCACTTTATGCTAACTCACTAATAGGAGTTGGAGTTGCATCTAGCTTGTATCATACTTCAAGAGGAGAAATTAGAAAATACATGCGCTGGGCAGACTACACAATGATTGCCACCACAACACTA TGTTTAACAAGAGCGCTTCGCAATGAGCATCCAAAATTACTAATGGCCGCATCGACATTGCTCCTACCTTTCCAGCCCTTGATGGTCACAGCCATCCACACTGGGATGATGGAG GTTTCATTCGCGAAACGAGCATCGACAGAACCAGAGCTCAAGACGGCTCATAACTTGCACAGGATGTCATCTCTTCTTGGTGGTGCGCTGTTCATAGCAGATGATGTCTTCCCGGAGACCCCCTACATCCACGCAGCATGGCATCTAGCTGCAGCGTTGGG